The genomic DNA CGTAACCTCCATATTCTCATTTCACATTTTCAGTAGTTTTTGTAGAGGCACCCATTTTATGCAAAGCTCTTTGCTCAAATATGCGGTCAACCAGCACAGATCTGAATGAAATAAAAAAAACACTCAGCCTGAGTGTCTTACGGGATCCTTGATCATCTTTGATTTATAGTGGTGTTCTGATAGCCTGTGAGCTTGTTTTACCTTTTTCAATCCGAGCCACCAAAGGAAGAACATGAAGGGAATCATAAAATACACCCAGTTTTTTTCTGAAAGGAAGATATAATTGTAGGTACCATGCAGGATGATGGGCAGGGAGATCGACATGATCATCCACTTCACCTTCCCTTCTTCCGGGGAGAACTTTGCTTTTCCAAGGTAAAACCCCATCAGGACACCGAATAATGCATGACTTGATACAGGAAGGAGTGCACGTCCGAATGCGTACTCCACTCCGTTCGCTACGAGGTAAAGGATATTTTCCACTGTCGCAAATCCTAGGGAAACACTTGCTCCGTAAATGATACCGTCATAAGGTTCGTCGAAATGTACATGCTGATAAATGACGAAGATGAGGATGAACCATTTAAAAAACTCCTCGAGGAATCCTGAGGAAAGATAGGCGGTGGAGAAGTTCGAAGTAACAAACCCTTCGACATCCAGTACGTATTGGAGGAACATGATTGGAAAGGTGATGATCACACCAAATAAAAAGGCCTTGAACACCAGCGCCACAGGTTCTGCATCGTATTCATCACGTAGGTAAAAATAACTCAGCAGCGCCAAGCCAGGTGCTATGCCTGCTGATAAGATCACCAGCATAAAAAGTCCTCTTTTCTTTCCGTTTCCTTCATCGTATCATGTTAAACTAGGAATGAAAATAGTATCTTATCGACTGGAGGAGAAATCCATGAAAAAGAAAATCATCGTCATCCACACCGGGGGAACCATCTCCATGATGGAGGATGCAGAGACCGGTGCCGTAAGTCCAGGCAAGGAGAATCCTCTTTCTGTCCAGACATCTATCGTATCCGACCTTGCCGATCTTCACGTGATCGAGGCATTCCATCTTCCTTCTCCCCATATCACACCAGTACATATGGAAAAGATCAAGAGGCTGATCGAGGATTCATATAAAGAAGAGCCCTTCCATGGGGTGGTCATCACGCATGGAACGGATACGTTGGAAGAAACGGCCTACTTCCTGGATCTCACACTATCACTGCCGATTGCAGTCGTTGTGACAGGTGCCATGCGGTCAAGCAATGAAATCGGAGCGGACGGTCTCTACAACCTCATATCATCGGTTCGCGTCGCGGCTGATGATAAGTCCATCTCCAAAGGGGTCCTTGTCGTTTTGAATGACGAGATCCACTCTGCCAAAAACGTGACCAAAACCCACACAAGCAATGTATCGACCTTCCAGAGTCCTCAATACGGACCGATCGGGATTGTCACCAAGCAGGGCATCCTATATCATCACCAGCCCACTTCAAATGAGCATTATCATGTATGTGACGTCTCCAAAAAGGTGACATTGATCAAAGCTTACGCAGGAATGGATTCCGATCTGCTGAAAGCGATCAAGGATCTAAGCTACGAAGGAGTCGTCATTGAGGCACTCGGACAAGGTAATCTTCCACCTGGCGCACTCGAAGGAATTGATGATCTTATTGCCGCCAACATACCGGTGGTGCTTGTATCCAGATGCTTTAACGGAATTGCTCAGGATGTGTACGGTTACGCAGGCGGAGGCAAGGAACTTAAGGAAAAAGGGGTCATATTCTCAA from Rossellomorea marisflavi includes the following:
- the prsW gene encoding glutamic-type intramembrane protease PrsW codes for the protein MLVILSAGIAPGLALLSYFYLRDEYDAEPVALVFKAFLFGVIITFPIMFLQYVLDVEGFVTSNFSTAYLSSGFLEEFFKWFILIFVIYQHVHFDEPYDGIIYGASVSLGFATVENILYLVANGVEYAFGRALLPVSSHALFGVLMGFYLGKAKFSPEEGKVKWMIMSISLPIILHGTYNYIFLSEKNWVYFMIPFMFFLWWLGLKKVKQAHRLSEHHYKSKMIKDPVRHSG
- a CDS encoding asparaginase yields the protein MKKKIIVIHTGGTISMMEDAETGAVSPGKENPLSVQTSIVSDLADLHVIEAFHLPSPHITPVHMEKIKRLIEDSYKEEPFHGVVITHGTDTLEETAYFLDLTLSLPIAVVVTGAMRSSNEIGADGLYNLISSVRVAADDKSISKGVLVVLNDEIHSAKNVTKTHTSNVSTFQSPQYGPIGIVTKQGILYHHQPTSNEHYHVCDVSKKVTLIKAYAGMDSDLLKAIKDLSYEGVVIEALGQGNLPPGALEGIDDLIAANIPVVLVSRCFNGIAQDVYGYAGGGKELKEKGVIFSNGLNGQKARIKLMVALSQTSDMNELELIFKQ